The proteins below are encoded in one region of Styela clava chromosome 4, kaStyClav1.hap1.2, whole genome shotgun sequence:
- the LOC120327075 gene encoding uncharacterized protein LOC120327075 isoform X3 produces MQRDDYFCEDIIESTGRGEPLPPRLSLSDEPEINENSSVPIYEQTHNVHRQAFGIDTPGECYNVNNGDYSFGFTDNASENFRSKTSDNHSSGKQMPDPSMTSLTVSALVCDKSPSQPASPYLSRHRFQRESQARVSDAEIVKERRKKLISMRQSSAMFGAGTSSVGNVTKSFGHVRKRHSSGKSFAKNVNDDHKEFAFGPVWLDGKDSEVKNLDVDIKSLESPDLRYARSIGITTESFGSKRNTIAAVHYQQIHSEKQPIDVASPRKRTIAPIGSLDDQIRHRKNHRKIRSQTLPEREIENEIKASPKLLRSATIQETVREESDETTSPEPESPKSPTASQILKEDPETKQAVSYPDIPRAISPESLKYSQSGSDMKSAFKRMRSRLNASQRILPPTSPLKPTRGTVVTSSPEETKDIRDRPSMSFSVNATVDEPRKRSGSFGSKMLRRAKSAVGKQSKKEFQVHKKDQKELNAESPSPARNLIRKQRSLNENLVHRVGSSPNDYSVMRQNTFDGSFFEDGSLFHGSDVSSFSIPRSSMNVVMQGDISRRRRMGWTKNWGVLTEDRILTLYKSKKDFEVTKKCWGLPTENQFDMEDKTGTIGNYSYANSPAPLSGIASVINLSGGCEIEDVEQGKKSTTFNLIPHSYQSFSHRGVTSTLPVDIDWKLQQKPIQLMCKNNDEFLYWVKAFYQLNTEERTGKKTEQRILTPILKPKSVQGENTNPQSQYQGRNQEANIDLGNWITNNRLVPGLDAGSMNGPVRQEIRSHQQKPVVKSESYQQASQHERDVHHENGVDFIPRKSSLDLDKIKFIDEDADEGDSSHGIRRSSDCTNVTTACEDISKTGNQINTDEFEDKGINIRRRRRKVRSAQENMETELKRCSITEKLDLRRAEIVEGNVSSDTPFHSDKIQKEVNHKVKSKSKYSKMPNNNENQGNVCISNLQDNGSKTSKAGQHQHNAHRKNERSSANIEHKTRDKKSVNEKHSRGRKNNLIGEVSDVREQTIGYMQPDKKGDFTSSNGAVYIGHLTGKENISSGVASEKNKHTNTVDEQCEIQNQNRENSKGLSDNESADEFLELKIEVNPEKVAKKETNKTATFIQPDLLSRNERHSIRQFKTRSGINKQKSLRQKLLRKLGPKVSLSNSTPDLNAAVENEINRDNNLLDLSNTEETDSPTHEIKLRRNTAFRNELKPPKTAQLTRCLSESDLLDAEEEVDGRNMRTFKNVRKLTQDTFMETYGVVPSKRNGKVTGKKQKRHSTIQDINKNDLPGFTLYVDENEYLEDITDKRRPSSSESSSGESSSYQASITTSEPPTPCSDIQKAKLSKSKSDNIHTVIRRPKSTGSEGSDGRHSAKESSRNSWIASLTPHFARKTHKESSTISASSKSSSGQASRKAVFCLPATNLTSAAHRGYLDRRNKKKQWDRFWCVLQDSCLYCYNSPQSEYTEDAVVLRGYDVIADVTNLNRTRFPFRLERNGSPTLHFSSDNHRDFLLWAGTLEKETSNVQIGSTDNEVLVNSVRSTTNFLRPESNQQPGEENTKPKTVESVTNKAPFETQKENLLREVLAHQHNYIEEEKLLQKKNVNAQISILPSATRFSKDQVNEKYSRAKEEEELKMLKCLTHLNKRRNSAQLKVDQITKQLAPKSGRKRRENPQQFAEMENKLKELQDRLAMVDKEIQEKQAMKQDVIEKMQQRRDLQLLILEQQDSLDIIHRHQAQKKRTAFAQQTQSQESNERLTSIDEMSTISDCSSTSSNSLPDHLTLPLESRTSSTPRQRRVGRVDINEGNTAPAHEGDSGFHRSSDMDEHDVSTALSNDFRSISTSSENDESSDKKSSRVRHPTDPNSNKSASSLEEATSPTRKDEIDPSILADIEDFQLFSRQKLAKINNNNNS; encoded by the exons ATTACCACCCAGGCTAAGCCTAAGCGATGAACcggaaattaatgaaaatagtTCAGTACCTATATATGAACAAACACACAATGTTCATCGACAAGCATTCGGAATAGACACGCCTGGAGAATGTTACAATGTCAACAATGGGGATTATTCGTTTGGATTTACGGATAATGCTTCAGAGAACTTTCGCTCTAAAACG tcAGACAATCATTCAAGTGGAAAACAAATGCCCGATCCATCAATGACGTCACTGACAGTCTCAGCCCTCGTTTGTGACAAATCGCCTTCCCAGCCTGCTTCTCCATATCTTTCACGTCACAG GTTCCAAAGAGAATCACAGGCCAGGGTGAGTGACGCTGAGATTGTGAAAGAACGGAGAAAAAAGTTGATCAGCATGAGACAATCGTCTGCGATGTTTGGTGCTGGAACAAGTTCAGTTGGTAACGTTACCAAGAGTTTTGGTCACGTGCGCAAACGACATTCAAGTGGGAAGTCTTTCGCAAAAAATGTCAATGATGACCACAAAGAGTTTGCGTTTGGTCCTGTATGGTTGGACGGAAAAGATTCTGAAGTCAAAAATTTGGATGTCGATATCAAGTCTCTAG AATCACCTGATCTTCGTTATGCGAGGAGTATTGGAATAACAACAGAATCTTTTGGGTCTAAGCGAAATACAATCGCGGCAGTTCACTATCAACAAATTCATTCTGAGAAACAACCTATTGATGTAGCAAG CCCACGTAAAAGAACTATAGCACCAATAGGAAGTCTTGATGATCAAATACGTCACAGAAAGAACCATCGCAAAATTCGATCACAGACTTTACCAGAACGGGAAATAGAAAACGAAATAAAAG cATCACCGAAATTATTACGATCAGCCACTATACAAGAAACTGTTAG AGAGGAATCCGACGAAACGACTTCACCAGAACCAGAGTCACCAAAGTCTCCAACTGCAAGTCAAATTCTGAAAGAAGATCCTGAAACCAAGCAAGCTGTTTCTTATCCTGATATTCCGAGAGCAATTTCGCCAGAAAGTTTGAAGTACAGTCAAAGCGGATCAG ATATGAAATCGGCTTTCAAGAGAATGCGTAGTAGACTGAATGCATCACAGCGGATTTTACCACCAACTTCTCCTCTCAAACCAACAAGAGGAACCGTTGTCACATCCAGTCCAGAAGAAACAAAAGATATAAGAGACAG ACCATCGATGTCATTCTCTGTCAATGCTACAGTAGATGAACCGAGAAAACGTTCTGGTAGTTTTGGATCCAAAATGTTAAGAAGAGCTAAAAGTGCAGTTGGAAAGCAATCTAAGAAAGAGTTTCAAGTTCACAAAAAAGACCAGAAAGAATTGAATGCTGAATCTCCAAGTCCTGCAAGAAATTTAATCAGAAAGCAGCGAAGCTTAAACGAAAATTTGGTTCATCGAGTCGGGTCGTCCCCTAACGATTATAGTGTTATGAGGCAAAATACCTTTGACGG gtCATTCTTTGAAGATGGAAGCTTGTTCCACGGCTCAGATGTTTCATCATTTTCAATCCCTCGTTCGAGCATGAATGTAGTGATGCAGGGCGACATCTCACGGCGACGGCGAATGGGTTGGACTAAAAATTGGGGCGTATTGACAGAAGACAGGATTTTAACCTTGTATAAATCGAAAAAAGATTTTGAAGTTACGAAAAAGTGTTGGGGGTTGCCAACAGAAAACCAATTTGACATGGAAGACAAGACTGGGACAATTGGAAATTATTCTTACGCCAATTCCCCCGCTCCGTTGAGTGGAATAGCATCTGTTATAAATTTAAGTGGAGGATGCGAAATAGAAGACGTCGAACAAG GAAAGAAAAGCACAACATTCAATCTCATACCTCATTCCTATCAATCGTTTTCTCACCGAGGAGTTACATCAACACTCCCCGTTGATATCG ATTggaaattgcaacaaaaacctATTCAATTGATGTGTAAAAACAATGATGAATTTCTGTACTGGGTGAAAGCATTTTACCAATTGAATACCGAAGAACGCACTGGCAAAAAGACGGAACAAAGAATTTTAACTCCGATTTTGAAGCCAAAAAGTGTGCAAGGAGAAAACACAAATCCTCAATCCCAATACCAAGGAAGAAATCAg GAGGCCAATATAGATCTTGGTAATTGGATAACCAACAACAGGCTTGTTCCTGGACTAGATGCGGGGAGCATGAACGGACCAGTAAGACAAGAAATTCGTTCTCATCAGCAGAAGCCAGTCGTAAAAAGCGAGAGTTATCAACAGGCTTCGCAGCACGAAAGGGATGTACATCATGAAAATGGTGTTGATTTTATTCCAAGAAAATCGAGCCTTGAtttggataaaataaaatttatagatGAGGACGCTGATGAAGGTGATTCATCACACGGAATTCGAAGGAGTTCAGATTGTACAAATGTAACCACTGCATGTGAAGATATATCAAAAACGGGAAATCAAATAAACACTGATGAATTTGAAGACAAAGGTATAAATATTCGAAGACGGCGCAGGAAAGTTAGAAGTGCTCAAGAAAATATGGAAACTGAGCTAAAAAGATGTTCGATTACTGAAAAACTGGATCTGCGACGGGCTGAAATCGTTGAGGGGAATGTTTCCTCGGATACACCATTTCATAGTGATAAAATACAAAAGGAAGTGAATCACAAAGTTAAATCAAaaagtaaatattcaaaaatgccaaaTAATAACGAAAATCAAGGCAACGTTTGCATAAGCAATCTACAAGATAACGGTAGCAAAACATCCAAAGCAGGCCAACATCAACACAACGCTCACCGGAAAAACGAGAGAAGTTCGGCAAACATAGAACATAAAACGAGAGATAAGAAATCAGTCAACGAAAAACACTCACGCGGAAGAAAAAATAATCTTATCGGTGAAGTCTCGGACGTCAGAGAGCAAACAATAGGATATATGCAGCCTGATAAGAAGGGCGATTTTACTTCTTCTAACGGGGCCGTATATATTGGTCACTTGACCGGGAAAGAAAACATTAGCAGTGGGGTAGCAAGTGAGAAGAACAAACATACCAATACGGTCGACGAACAGTGCgaaattcaaaatcaaaacagAGAAAACTCAAAAGGATTATCCGATAATGAAAGTGCAGATGAATTTTTAGAACTGAAAATCGAGGTTAATCCCGAAAAGGTAGCAAAAAAAGAGACTAACAAAACTGCAACTTTTATTCAGCCTGATTTATTATCTAGAAACGAACGACATAGTATTAGACAATTTAAAACACGTTCTGGTATCAACAAGCAAAAGAGTTTGCGTCAGAAATTACTCAGAAAATTGGGACCAAAGGTTTCACTGAGTAACAGTACTCCGGATTTAAACGCAGCCGTTGAAAACGAAATAAACCGAGACAACAATTTATTGGATTTATCGAATACAGAAGAAACAGATTCCCCGACGCATGAGATAAAACTAAGGCGTAACACTGCTTTTAGGAACGAACTTAAACCGCCTAAAACTGCTCAACTAACTCGGTGTCTTTCGGAAAGCGACCTATTGGACGCCGAAGAAGAGGTTGACGGACGAAACATGAGGACTTTCAAAAATGTACGCAAACTTACACAAGACACATTTATGGAAACATATGGAGTTGTGCCGAGTAAAAGAAATG GAAAAGTAACCGGCAAGAAACAAAAACGACATTCCACAATTCAGGATATAAATAAGAACGATCTTCCCGGATTCACGCTTTACGTTGACGAG AACGAGTACCTAGAAGATATCACCGATAAAAGACGACCAAGTTCAAGCGAAAGTAGTTCAGGCGAAAGCTCGTCATACCAAG CTTCTATTACAACATCTGAACCACCGACGCCATGTTCTGATATCCAGAAAGCAAAATTGAGCAAATCAAAATCGGACAATATTCATACAGTCATCAGAAGACCAAAAAGTACCGGATCGG AGGGCAGTGACGGACGACATTCTGCGAAAGAGTCATCTAGAAACAGCTGGATAGCTTCACTCACACCACATTTTGCGCGTAAAACTCACAAAGAATCGTCTACGATTTCGGCTTCATCAAAATCCTCTAGTGGTCAAGCTTccagaaaagcggttttttgcCTTCCGGCGACGAACTTGACTTCTGCAGCACATAGAGGTTATTTGGATAGAAGAAATAAGAAAAAGCAATGGGATAG ATTTTGGTGCGTACTTCAAGATTCCTGTCTGTACTGTTACAACTCTCCACAATCAGAATATACAGAAGACGCCGTCGTTTTACGTGGTTATGACGTCATCGCTGACGTAACAAATTTGAATAGGACACGTTTTCCATTTCGCCTTGAACGAAAC GGGTCGCCAACTCTACATTTCAGTTCGGACAACCACAGAGATTTTTTACTTTGGGCTGGAACGCTGGAAAAAGAAACTAGCAATGTACAGATCGGTTCAAC AGACAACGAGGTGTTAGTGAACAGTGTAAGATCTACCACAAACTTTTTAAGGCCAGAAAGCAACCAGCAACCCGGAGAAGAAAACACCAAGCCTAAAACA GTTGAAAGCGTTACCAACAAGGCGCCATTCGAAACTCAAAAAGAGAATTTATTAAGAGAAGTCCTTGCTCATCAACACAATTATATAGAAGAAGAGAAACTTTTGCAGAAGAAG AATGTCAACGCACAAATCTCAATTCTTCCTTCCGCAACTCGATTCTCAAAAGATCAGGTGAACGAGAAATATAGCCGCGCAAAAGAAGAAGAGGAATTAAAAATGCTAAAATGCCTCACCCATTTAAACAAAAGAAGAAATTCAGCCCAGCTTAAAGTTGACCAAATCACAAAACAACTGGCTCCAAAATCAGGTAGAAAGCGACGCGAAAATCCTCAACAATTTGCCGAAATGGAAAACAAATTGAAGGAATTGCAAGATCGTTTAGCCATGGTCGATAAAGAGATCCAAGAAAAACAAGCAATGAAACAGGACGTCATTGAAAAAATGCAGCAGCGTCGTGACTTGCAGCTTCTCATTCTAGAGCAACAGGACAGTTTAGATATAATACATAGACATCAAGCACAAAAGAAACGCACAGCATTCGCTCAA